One Anaerolineales bacterium DNA window includes the following coding sequences:
- a CDS encoding HAMP domain-containing protein, with amino-acid sequence MPRSLTWKLTFAFLLVAATVSILPIASVRLLNPSQFNTLVVSQLREDFRSLLADYYQAHGTWAGLEEYLRPRSAETFPAPQTPSAAATPSSHSEGGSVPAGRNPHDWRSQFSLADAEGVVVLSADPEVPAGNRLSANALAEGEPILVDGAAVGTILTAPRPPNLSPQESRYLERLNVALLLAGSGAFLIALGMGVWLARTLTRPLQALKAAAHRMAEGDLDQQVQSNSRDEIGELAAAFNKMSRAVSQSNRARRKLAADVAHELRTPLTVISGYIESLRDGVLAPSPKRLSVIYDEIELLQLLVEDLRILSEADAGELEVIRQPVDPADLLRQACAAFEQQALQKNVVLEVDVPAPVPPIGLDETRMAQVLANLIGNALRHTPPGGRITLGTREDAKEVLLTVGDTGNGISAEDLPHIFDRFYRADDGGASGLGLAIARALVAAHGGMLEAESAPGEGTRMRIRLPRRPNP; translated from the coding sequence ATGCCCCGCTCCCTGACCTGGAAATTAACCTTCGCCTTCCTGTTGGTGGCCGCCACGGTCTCGATCCTGCCGATCGCCTCCGTCCGCCTGCTGAATCCATCGCAATTCAACACGCTGGTGGTTTCGCAGTTGCGGGAGGATTTCCGGTCGCTGTTGGCGGATTACTACCAAGCCCATGGAACCTGGGCCGGCCTCGAGGAATACCTTCGTCCTCGGTCGGCCGAGACCTTCCCCGCTCCGCAAACCCCTTCGGCCGCTGCGACTCCCTCCTCCCATTCCGAAGGCGGCTCGGTCCCGGCGGGCCGAAATCCGCACGATTGGCGCAGTCAATTCAGCCTGGCGGACGCCGAGGGCGTGGTCGTCCTTTCCGCGGATCCCGAGGTTCCCGCGGGCAACCGGCTTTCGGCCAACGCGCTGGCCGAGGGCGAACCGATCCTGGTGGACGGCGCCGCCGTCGGAACGATCCTGACCGCCCCGCGCCCGCCCAACCTATCGCCTCAGGAATCCCGATACCTGGAGCGCCTCAACGTCGCCTTGCTCCTGGCCGGTTCGGGCGCCTTCCTGATCGCACTGGGTATGGGCGTCTGGCTGGCGCGCACGCTCACCCGGCCGCTGCAGGCGCTGAAGGCCGCCGCGCACCGGATGGCGGAGGGCGATTTGGATCAGCAGGTGCAATCAAACTCCCGCGACGAAATCGGCGAACTGGCCGCGGCCTTCAACAAAATGAGCCGCGCCGTTTCGCAATCCAACCGGGCGCGGCGGAAGCTGGCGGCCGATGTGGCGCACGAACTGCGCACGCCGTTGACGGTCATCTCGGGATACATCGAATCCCTGCGCGACGGCGTGCTGGCCCCCAGCCCCAAACGGCTGTCGGTGATCTACGATGAAATCGAGCTCTTGCAACTGCTGGTGGAGGATTTGCGGATCCTGAGTGAAGCGGACGCCGGAGAATTAGAGGTGATCCGCCAGCCGGTGGATCCGGCCGATTTGCTGCGGCAGGCGTGCGCCGCCTTCGAACAGCAGGCGCTTCAGAAGAATGTCGTCTTGGAAGTGGATGTCCCCGCGCCCGTGCCGCCGATCGGACTGGATGAAACCCGCATGGCGCAGGTGCTCGCCAATCTGATCGGCAATGCGCTGCGCCACACCCCGCCCGGGGGGCGGATCACCCTGGGGACGCGGGAGGACGCGAAGGAGGTACTGCTCACCGTGGGGGATACGGGTAACGGCATCTCCGCCGAGGACCTTCCGCACATCTTCGACCGGTTTTACCGGGCGGACGACGGCGGCGCCTCCGGGCTGGGGCTGGCGATCGCCAGGGCGCTGGTGGCGGCTCACGGCGGCATGCTGGAAGCGGAATCCGCCCCGGGGGAAGGGACGCGGATGCGCATCCGCCTGCCCCGGCGGCCGAATCCTTAA
- a CDS encoding response regulator transcription factor, whose amino-acid sequence MAKTVLVVDDKLNVRELISEYLGQQGFRVVTARDGEEGLFAARHEKPDVVLLDIMMPSMDGYEFLRRFRRERGAPVIILTARVEEADAVLGLELGADDYVVKPFRMRELAARVRAVLRRSDPADPRRRRLRLGEIELEEDAHTVTVGGRPVNLTPTEFNLLAILMRAPGRVFPRDELVQALSENGFAGLEQTLNVHVRNLRVKIEPDPDSPQYIETVFGIGYRFAKPRI is encoded by the coding sequence ATGGCAAAGACGGTCCTGGTGGTGGACGACAAGCTGAACGTTCGCGAGCTGATCTCCGAGTATCTCGGCCAGCAGGGATTCCGCGTGGTGACCGCCCGCGACGGCGAGGAGGGGCTGTTCGCGGCGCGCCATGAGAAGCCGGACGTTGTCCTGCTCGACATCATGATGCCGTCGATGGACGGCTATGAGTTTCTGCGCCGCTTCCGCCGCGAGCGCGGAGCCCCGGTGATCATCCTCACCGCACGGGTGGAGGAAGCCGACGCGGTTCTCGGATTGGAGCTCGGCGCCGACGACTACGTCGTCAAACCGTTCCGCATGCGCGAGTTGGCGGCCCGCGTGCGGGCGGTCCTCCGCCGCAGCGATCCGGCCGACCCGCGCCGCCGGCGGCTGCGCCTCGGGGAGATCGAGCTGGAAGAGGACGCCCACACGGTGACGGTGGGGGGCCGGCCGGTGAACCTGACCCCCACCGAGTTCAACCTGCTCGCGATTCTGATGCGCGCGCCGGGGCGGGTCTTTCCCCGCGACGAGCTGGTGCAGGCGCTCTCGGAAAACGGGTTCGCCGGCCTCGAACAGACCCTCAACGTCCACGTGCGCAACCTGCGCGTGAAGATCGAACCCGATCCGGATTCCCCGCAGTACATTGAGACCGTGTTCGGAATCGGATACCGCTTCGCGAAACCGAGAATCTGA
- the folE gene encoding GTP cyclohydrolase I FolE, translating to MTTNPSDFDLFRDDLTDRPAQGCEGDIECAIRAILEGIGEDPAREGLVRTPLRVARMFEEMTAGYHVDPVKLVNQAIFTVDYDEMVLVRDIDFASLCEHHLLPFVGKAHVAYIPDGKVIGLSKIPRMVEMFARRLQLQERMTSQIAAFLEETLNPCGVGVVVEGLHMCMAIRGVKKANARMVTSAVRGSFKENLNTRSEFFAHIGHPHLAA from the coding sequence ATGACCACCAACCCGTCCGATTTCGATTTGTTCCGCGACGACCTGACCGACCGTCCGGCGCAGGGCTGCGAGGGCGACATCGAGTGCGCGATCCGCGCGATCCTCGAGGGAATCGGGGAAGACCCGGCCCGCGAAGGACTGGTGCGGACCCCGCTGCGGGTGGCGCGGATGTTCGAGGAGATGACCGCCGGATACCACGTGGATCCGGTCAAATTGGTCAACCAGGCGATCTTCACCGTCGATTACGACGAGATGGTGCTGGTGCGCGACATCGACTTCGCCAGCCTGTGCGAACACCACCTGCTGCCCTTCGTGGGCAAGGCCCACGTCGCCTACATCCCCGACGGCAAGGTGATCGGACTTTCGAAAATCCCGCGGATGGTGGAGATGTTCGCCCGGCGGCTGCAGCTGCAGGAGCGGATGACCTCGCAGATCGCGGCTTTCCTCGAGGAAACGCTGAACCCGTGCGGGGTGGGCGTGGTGGTGGAAGGCCTGCACATGTGCATGGCGATCCGGGGAGTGAAGAAGGCCAACGCGCGGATGGTGACCAGCGCGGTACGGGGATCGTTCAAGGAGAACCTCAACACCCGCAGTGAGTTCTTCGCCCACATCGGGCATCCGCACCTCGCCGCGTAG
- the folK gene encoding 2-amino-4-hydroxy-6-hydroxymethyldihydropteridine diphosphokinase, translated as MADHLVWLLLGSNIDPERNLRSALCAIAERETVLAVSSVWQSPPADGSDQPDYFNAAALIRTAKTPAELFLRLIAPIERRLGRRRGADPFAARTIDIDLSLYDDFLGEAGGKPLPHPDVLKRPYVALPLAEISPDIPHPATGEPLRAIAERLRDGTVRRREDISPLLPPPPLAQPHGAD; from the coding sequence GTGGCTGACCACCTCGTTTGGCTGCTGCTCGGCTCCAACATCGATCCGGAGCGGAACTTGCGTTCGGCGCTGTGCGCGATCGCTGAACGGGAGACGGTGCTGGCGGTATCTTCGGTGTGGCAATCTCCGCCGGCCGACGGATCGGACCAGCCGGATTATTTCAACGCGGCCGCGTTGATCCGGACGGCGAAAACGCCCGCGGAGCTGTTTTTGCGGTTGATCGCGCCGATCGAGCGCCGGCTGGGGCGGAGGCGCGGGGCGGATCCCTTCGCCGCACGGACGATCGACATCGACCTTTCGCTGTACGACGACTTTTTGGGCGAGGCCGGCGGAAAACCGCTCCCCCATCCGGATGTTCTCAAGCGGCCCTACGTGGCCCTGCCGCTGGCCGAGATCTCGCCGGACATCCCGCATCCCGCCACCGGCGAACCCCTGCGCGCGATCGCCGAGCGCCTGCGGGATGGAACCGTTCGGCGCCGTGAGGATATTTCCCCCCTCCTTCCTCCTCCCCCGTTGGCGCAGCCACATGGGGCAGACTGA